One Glycine max cultivar Williams 82 chromosome 3, Glycine_max_v4.0, whole genome shotgun sequence DNA window includes the following coding sequences:
- the LOC100777564 gene encoding 1-aminocyclopropane-1-carboxylate oxidase homolog 1, whose product MGVSGNNEVLVTTKVVVDYDRASELKAFDDTQDGVMGLTDAGVTKIPLIFHNPKNSHHDESDDGSGSTQLSVPSIDLVGVAEDPATRKVVVEKIRQACETWGFFQVVNHGIPLSVLEEMKSGVNRFYEQDSEVKRELYTRDPLRPLVYNSNFDLFTSPAANWRDTFYCFMAPHPPKPEDLPSVCRDILLEYAKEVKKLGSVLFELLSEALELNPNYLNDIGCNEGLTLVCHCYPACPEPELTLGATKHTDNDFITVLLQDHIGGLQVLHENRWVDVSPVPGALVINIGDLLQLITNDKFKSVEHRVVANRVGPRVSVASFFSTSLQPSTKLYGPIKDLVSEDNPPKYRETTVQGYVSYSLGRGLDGTSPLPHFRIKDF is encoded by the exons ATGGGAGTCTCAGGCAACAATGAAGTTTTAGTGACAACAAAGGTAGTTGTTGACTATGATAGAGCAAGTGAGCTCAAAGCTTTTGATGACACACAAGATGGTGTTATGGGACTTACTGATGCTGGTGTCACAAAGATCCCTCTTATATTCCATAACCCCAAAAATTCTCATCATGATGAATCTGATGATGGTTCAGGTAGCACACAACTCAGTGTTCCTTCAATAGATCTTGTTGGTGTTGCTGAAGATCCAGCTACAAGGAAAGTGGTGGTTGAGAAAATCAGACAAGCATGTGAGACATGGGGTTTCTTCCAAGTTGTTAATCATGGAATACCATTGAGTGTTTTGGAGGAGATGAAGAGTGGAGTGAATAGGTTCTATGAGCAAGACTCTGAGGTGAAAAGGGAACTATACACACGTGACCCTTTGAGGCCTTTGGTGTATAATAGCAACTTTGATCTTTTTACTTCACCAGCTGCTAATTGGAGGGATACCTTTTACTGCTTCATGGCTCCTCATCCACCAAAACCCGAAGACTTGCCATCAGTGTGCAG AGACATACTGCTGGAATATGCAAAAGAAGTTAAGAAGCTGGGGAGTGTGTTGTTTGAGTTATTATCAGAAGCCCTTGAGCTGAATCCAAACTATTTGAATGACATTGGTTGCAATGAGGGACTTACACTTGTTTGCCATTGCTACCCTGCATGTCCAGAACCAGAATTGACTTTAGGTGCAACCAAGCACACTGATAATGACTTCATCACTGTGCTTCTGCAAGATCATATTGGTGGCCTCCAAGTTCTTCATGAAAACAGGTGGGTGGATGTGTCCCCTGTACCAGGTGCTCTAGTGATCAACATTGGTGATCTTCTTCAG CTTATAACAAATGACAAATTCAAGAGTGTTGAGCACAGAGTGGTGGCAAACCGTGTAGGTCCAAGAGTATCAGTTGCAAGCTTTTTTAGCACAAGTCTTCAGCCATCAACAAAGCTTTATGGCCCCATAAAGGATTTAGTATCAGAAGATAATCCTCCGAAGTACAGGGAAACTACAGTGCAAGGCTATGTTTCCTATTCCCTGGGAAGAGGCCTTGATGGGACTTCTCCTCTGCCACACTTCAGGATTAAAGATTTCTGA